One window of the Leptospira ryugenii genome contains the following:
- a CDS encoding glycosyltransferase family 2 protein has product MLNGKLVAVVIPAYNEETQIVGVLNTMPKFVDNILVINDCSTDKTKDVVQNYIKNKKLPDNSNRLNAKIGDLVMSNEEIHRFVPFELIFEPKQKVILVNLKKNSGAGAAVGLGYKISAILGFSCVGKMDGDGQMDPSELESLCLPIVNGEVDFVKGNRLIHSSAWLIIPKIRYIGNSILSILTKIASGYWHVSDTQTGYVAISEKALKSLRLFDIYPRYGYPNDLLVKLNIAFCKIREVEIRPVYNVGEKSKMKIHKVIPKISILLIRSFFKRLWLKYFFRDFHPLFLLYHFSFFLAIMDIPFIYRIVKAVIYGEEWSFGTLLFFTFLSISSFQSLLFAMWMDIQDNERLYK; this is encoded by the coding sequence ATGTTAAACGGTAAACTTGTCGCGGTTGTCATTCCAGCTTATAACGAAGAAACACAAATTGTAGGTGTCCTAAATACGATGCCTAAATTCGTAGATAATATTTTAGTAATTAATGATTGTTCTACTGATAAAACAAAAGACGTAGTCCAAAATTATATAAAAAATAAAAAATTACCTGACAACTCAAATCGATTGAATGCCAAAATTGGCGATCTTGTTATGAGTAATGAGGAGATTCATCGGTTTGTACCGTTTGAATTAATTTTCGAGCCCAAACAAAAGGTAATTCTTGTTAACTTAAAGAAAAATTCCGGTGCAGGTGCTGCAGTGGGATTAGGTTATAAAATTTCCGCTATTTTAGGCTTTTCCTGTGTAGGGAAAATGGACGGTGACGGTCAGATGGATCCTTCTGAGCTAGAATCTCTATGTCTTCCCATAGTAAATGGAGAGGTAGATTTTGTAAAAGGGAACCGACTAATTCATAGCAGTGCGTGGTTGATTATTCCGAAAATTAGGTATATAGGAAACTCAATTCTATCAATTCTTACCAAAATTGCATCAGGATATTGGCATGTCTCGGATACCCAGACAGGTTATGTGGCGATTTCCGAAAAGGCACTGAAATCTCTCAGATTGTTTGATATATACCCTAGATATGGTTACCCTAATGATCTATTAGTCAAATTGAATATTGCTTTCTGTAAAATTAGAGAAGTTGAGATTCGACCCGTCTACAATGTCGGTGAAAAATCAAAAATGAAAATTCATAAAGTGATTCCCAAAATTAGTATATTATTGATCCGTTCTTTTTTTAAGAGATTATGGTTGAAATACTTTTTTCGAGATTTTCATCCATTGTTTTTGCTATATCATTTCTCCTTTTTCTTGGCAATTATGGATATCCCATTTATCTACAGAATTGTTAAGGCAGTTATCTACGGAGAGGAATGGTCTTTTGGGACTTTATTATTTTTCACCTTCTTATCTATAAGTTCTTTTCAATCTCTATTGTTTGCGATGTGGATGGATATACAAGACAATGAGAGACTTTATAAATAA
- a CDS encoding glycosyltransferase family 39 protein has translation MIIKLFLLLDFPGPFIMQDEFEFKQNAFLLFSKWSYFDFHLTPFYSIFLIPSFLFNNFYLVMKISNIFITSLVVYPVYSIANQVGTRNSAILTAFLSQCLPFQFVFPNLIMSENLFLFLFLLTVYFLLKSIENDLILYDIIFAFLLGFCYLTRYFAIVLFPVFLLAWWLRVYPFDFDNLKSLEFWKPRLLRFSLVCFISFSFFLFWTVISFREISYLAKDYFNPALLSQARHLTIHPLLNLSAWFLRYFLYFVLMVLPFGTLILMQLFTKHKSPQHKRFLFLILLISFGMIGLATWHMRETNLETSGLRGRYIIYLSFLWLLYAFSGEVFKSKVFGLKIGLPITIILLFLMFQQLILVKGKWFAIDSGVFFQSFNVPELYLFYSFPNLYPTLVIFANLWIFLPIARQKFGVALITLPALIFSSLGLVGSMDIFLNKTYIANLDVFRRIEKVESGLIRIYNNSSDMNHRFFIERYFPFFNISSDRAEIVEINDVYNVKKAGFLVSELRFPNQKELLTTHGRFVYSLPFPKEKETPFIDLYSKFPEAKLYGLKDFEAPWGKSIFQLPNRILFMSPETKIEYQLNFPKRKMIEFESFVEYHTLSKNWNVSDGAFVKVLIKKNKEILLERSIEIKPEDNSRKFSFAFQNETSSSLTFSIETTNLPGKNTDGDWIMVREPMIR, from the coding sequence ATGATCATTAAGTTATTTTTACTTTTAGATTTTCCTGGTCCTTTTATCATGCAAGATGAGTTTGAATTTAAACAAAATGCTTTTCTTTTATTTTCGAAATGGTCTTACTTTGATTTTCACCTAACTCCATTTTATTCTATTTTTCTTATCCCATCTTTCTTATTTAATAACTTTTACCTTGTAATGAAAATAAGTAATATTTTCATTACATCTCTCGTTGTATATCCAGTATATTCGATTGCCAACCAAGTAGGAACCCGGAATAGCGCAATTTTAACAGCATTTTTATCACAGTGTTTACCATTTCAATTTGTCTTCCCTAATTTGATAATGAGTGAAAATCTCTTTTTGTTTCTTTTTTTGTTAACAGTCTACTTTTTGCTGAAATCAATTGAAAACGATCTAATTTTGTATGATATCATATTCGCTTTTTTATTAGGATTTTGTTACTTAACACGTTACTTTGCGATAGTGCTTTTCCCTGTTTTCCTTTTAGCCTGGTGGTTGAGGGTATATCCCTTTGACTTCGACAATTTAAAAAGTTTGGAATTCTGGAAACCGAGATTACTTAGATTTTCTTTAGTTTGTTTTATCTCTTTTAGTTTTTTTCTATTTTGGACTGTCATATCGTTCAGGGAAATTTCCTATTTAGCAAAGGATTATTTTAACCCTGCTCTCTTAAGTCAGGCGAGACATTTAACGATTCATCCCTTGTTGAATTTATCTGCCTGGTTTCTAAGATATTTTCTTTATTTCGTTTTAATGGTTCTTCCATTCGGCACACTAATTTTGATGCAACTTTTCACAAAACATAAAAGTCCTCAGCACAAACGTTTCCTTTTTTTAATCCTATTGATTTCCTTCGGAATGATTGGGTTGGCCACCTGGCACATGCGAGAGACAAATTTAGAAACCTCTGGTTTGAGAGGGAGGTATATCATTTATTTATCTTTTCTGTGGCTTCTGTATGCGTTTTCAGGAGAGGTTTTTAAATCTAAGGTTTTTGGATTAAAAATAGGATTACCTATCACCATTATTTTGTTATTCCTAATGTTTCAGCAATTAATACTCGTTAAAGGTAAGTGGTTCGCAATCGATTCTGGAGTATTCTTTCAATCATTCAATGTGCCAGAATTGTATCTTTTTTACTCCTTTCCCAACTTATATCCAACTCTCGTAATATTTGCAAATTTATGGATCTTCCTCCCTATCGCGAGACAGAAGTTTGGAGTTGCACTGATCACCTTACCCGCACTAATCTTTTCATCTTTAGGTCTCGTGGGATCAATGGATATCTTCTTGAACAAGACTTACATAGCAAATTTAGATGTTTTTAGAAGAATAGAAAAAGTGGAATCTGGACTCATCCGAATTTATAACAATTCATCTGATATGAACCATCGTTTTTTTATCGAAAGGTATTTCCCCTTCTTCAATATTTCTTCTGATCGTGCTGAAATTGTGGAAATAAACGATGTATATAATGTAAAGAAAGCCGGTTTTCTAGTGAGCGAGTTGAGATTTCCCAACCAGAAAGAATTATTGACAACTCATGGTCGTTTTGTTTATTCTCTTCCGTTCCCAAAAGAAAAAGAAACTCCCTTCATTGATTTGTATTCGAAATTTCCTGAGGCAAAACTCTACGGTTTAAAAGACTTTGAAGCTCCCTGGGGAAAGTCAATATTCCAATTGCCAAACCGAATTTTATTTATGAGTCCAGAAACTAAAATTGAATATCAACTCAACTTTCCAAAGAGAAAAATGATAGAGTTTGAAAGTTTTGTAGAATACCATACTCTTTCCAAAAATTGGAATGTTAGTGATGGAGCATTTGTAAAGGTTCTGATCAAGAAGAATAAAGAAATCTTACTTGAAAGATCAATAGAGATAAAACCAGAAGATAACTCTAGGAAATTCAGCTTCGCATTTCAGAATGAAACATCTAGTAGCTTAACTTTTAGCATAGAAACGACAAACTTGCCTGGAAAGAATACTGATGGCGACTGGATTATGGTTCGAGAACCCATGATTCGATAG
- a CDS encoding nucleotide sugar dehydrogenase has translation MNQYQEKLFQKIESSELAISVIGLGYVGLPLALRFLEVGFQVYGIDSDERKIQAISTGKTYIKHIPSDKYDVYRKNGKFQATSNYEFVGKSDVIIICVPTPLTLYREPDLTYILQTMESLFPHLKKGQFICLESTTYPGTTEEVLQPYLTKSKLTCGLDAFLAFSPEREDPGNQKFTTQNIPKVVSGVTSSCREIAARLYTKIVDQVVEVSSTRTAEMTKLLENIHRAVNIGLVNEMKVVADKMGIDIYEVIRAAATKPFGFVPYYPGPGLGGHCIPIDPFYLTWKAREYGVHTKFIELAGDINSSMPNYVIEKIIYGLNKSEKSLKKSKIIVIGVAYKKNIDDLRESPSLFVIQKLLELGAEVFYHDPYISEFNEHGIQLKNSDLSTQLIDESDCVVVITDHDSIDYNLLLERSKLIIDTRGRYKSALEKVIRA, from the coding sequence ATGAATCAATACCAAGAAAAATTATTTCAAAAAATCGAATCTTCTGAATTGGCTATTTCCGTAATTGGACTTGGCTATGTAGGCTTACCATTAGCTCTTCGATTTTTAGAAGTAGGTTTCCAGGTGTACGGTATAGACTCGGATGAGAGAAAGATACAGGCGATATCAACTGGAAAGACTTATATAAAACATATCCCAAGCGATAAATATGATGTTTATCGCAAGAATGGTAAATTCCAAGCTACTTCAAATTATGAATTTGTCGGAAAATCGGATGTTATCATAATCTGTGTTCCAACACCTCTGACTCTTTATCGAGAACCTGACCTTACATATATTCTTCAGACTATGGAATCTTTATTTCCCCATCTGAAAAAAGGGCAATTTATTTGTTTAGAAAGTACTACATATCCTGGTACTACCGAAGAGGTGCTACAACCATATTTAACCAAGTCCAAACTCACCTGTGGGTTGGATGCATTTTTGGCATTTTCACCAGAAAGAGAAGATCCTGGAAACCAAAAGTTTACTACACAAAACATTCCTAAGGTTGTTAGTGGAGTTACAAGCAGCTGTAGAGAAATAGCAGCCCGATTGTACACTAAAATTGTTGACCAAGTTGTTGAAGTTTCATCCACAAGAACTGCAGAGATGACTAAACTTTTGGAAAATATACATAGAGCCGTAAATATTGGTTTAGTGAATGAAATGAAAGTTGTCGCTGATAAAATGGGTATAGATATCTATGAAGTGATTCGTGCTGCTGCAACGAAACCATTTGGTTTTGTGCCGTATTATCCTGGTCCCGGTTTAGGAGGACATTGTATTCCCATAGACCCTTTTTATCTTACTTGGAAGGCGAGAGAGTATGGTGTTCATACAAAGTTTATTGAGCTTGCCGGAGATATTAATAGTTCGATGCCAAATTATGTAATTGAAAAGATAATTTATGGATTGAACAAGTCTGAAAAATCATTAAAGAAAAGCAAGATCATCGTTATCGGTGTTGCTTATAAAAAAAATATAGATGATTTGCGTGAATCCCCGTCACTTTTCGTTATACAAAAATTATTAGAATTGGGGGCAGAGGTATTTTATCATGATCCTTATATTTCTGAATTTAATGAACATGGCATTCAGTTAAAAAATTCTGATTTAAGTACCCAATTGATTGATGAATCCGATTGTGTAGTAGTAATCACGGATCATGATTCAATTGACTATAATCTTTTACTAGAAAGATCAAAGTTGATTATCGATACCCGTGGTAGGTATAAGTCAGCTTTAGAAAAGGTTATCAGGGCGTAA
- a CDS encoding alginate O-acetyltransferase AlgX-related protein: MIQKFFVTLVCAFLTLPLINEFISIEPQIVLTENRQTADVPKFNGSYTQYIREIESYYNDHFGFRNFLVFSANLITLKVFNESSTDKVIIGKSGWIFFAGEQEEFHKKEKIINIENILQGLLHWKNKFENLNIPFIFFIAPDKQTVYPEYLKYPQAEWKQVKSLEIYNTQIQKELGSTFINTLPLLNDAKGKGKKLYFKADSHWNDIAAFEVYERVMDALLLDKNLANIQKLKLQDCKVERRLYTGDLVRIFWGIGRLYDEFEFFIDVPSKDFIKVTPFIDHYKDVPITKEFYVAENHSKLNTRNQKTLLAVRDSQFIPMIPLFAESFSKVILINVWEDNASIERIIALEKPDAVLFESVERGLIPFLKKL, from the coding sequence ATGATTCAGAAATTCTTTGTTACTCTTGTTTGTGCATTTTTGACGTTGCCGTTGATCAATGAATTTATAAGCATTGAGCCTCAGATTGTGCTTACTGAAAATAGACAAACGGCGGATGTACCCAAATTTAACGGAAGCTATACTCAGTATATTCGAGAAATTGAATCTTATTATAATGATCATTTCGGATTTCGTAATTTTTTGGTTTTCTCAGCAAATCTGATAACCTTAAAAGTTTTTAACGAATCTTCGACTGATAAAGTAATCATTGGTAAATCTGGTTGGATTTTTTTTGCAGGAGAGCAGGAAGAATTTCACAAAAAAGAGAAAATTATAAATATTGAAAACATTTTACAAGGTTTGCTTCACTGGAAAAATAAATTCGAAAATCTTAATATTCCTTTTATTTTCTTCATTGCTCCAGACAAACAAACAGTGTATCCAGAGTATCTGAAGTATCCTCAAGCAGAGTGGAAACAAGTAAAAAGTTTAGAAATCTATAATACCCAAATCCAAAAAGAGCTTGGAAGCACGTTTATAAACACACTTCCCTTGTTGAATGATGCAAAAGGAAAGGGAAAAAAATTATATTTCAAAGCTGATTCCCACTGGAATGATATTGCAGCATTCGAGGTATACGAGAGAGTCATGGATGCCTTATTGTTAGATAAAAACCTAGCAAATATTCAAAAACTCAAGTTGCAGGATTGTAAAGTAGAGAGAAGATTGTACACAGGTGATCTTGTTCGCATTTTTTGGGGAATTGGAAGGCTTTATGATGAATTTGAATTCTTTATTGATGTGCCATCTAAAGATTTCATTAAAGTTACTCCTTTTATTGATCACTACAAAGATGTTCCCATTACAAAAGAATTCTATGTAGCGGAGAATCATTCGAAATTAAATACACGAAACCAAAAAACACTATTGGCGGTTAGAGACTCCCAATTTATCCCCATGATTCCCTTGTTTGCTGAATCGTTTTCAAAGGTTATACTCATCAATGTGTGGGAAGACAATGCATCGATAGAAAGAATAATAGCATTGGAAAAGCCAGATGCAGTACTGTTTGAAAGCGTAGAGAGAGGTCTTATACCTTTCCTAAAAAAGTTATAA
- a CDS encoding acyltransferase, whose amino-acid sequence MSFFQRFWGQIPISEKSKGLKIFRAFFNRVLHQFARLVPLTPGLRVFIHRLRGVKIGKNVFIGTDVFIDDAEPDLVIIEDEVTIIAQTTILAHSYYPFHLQRFLTSASQKKGVRLEKGCYLGLRSTVLPGIVIGSNAIVAAGSVVTKDVKPGTLVAGVPAKQIKRF is encoded by the coding sequence ATGAGTTTTTTTCAACGATTTTGGGGTCAAATTCCAATCAGTGAAAAATCAAAAGGACTAAAAATCTTTCGAGCATTTTTCAATCGTGTTTTACATCAATTTGCTCGGCTAGTTCCTTTAACACCTGGGCTTAGAGTTTTCATTCATCGATTGCGTGGAGTGAAGATTGGAAAAAATGTATTCATTGGAACTGATGTTTTTATCGATGATGCAGAGCCTGATCTAGTCATCATTGAAGACGAAGTAACCATCATTGCTCAAACTACAATTTTAGCTCATTCCTATTATCCATTTCATCTTCAGAGATTTCTGACGAGTGCATCACAAAAGAAAGGCGTTCGTTTAGAGAAGGGATGTTATCTAGGCTTAAGATCCACTGTATTGCCAGGGATTGTCATTGGAAGCAATGCAATAGTAGCAGCTGGAAGTGTTGTTACGAAAGATGTGAAACCTGGCACTTTAGTAGCGGGTGTTCCTGCAAAGCAGATTAAACGTTTTTAA